The Calditrichota bacterium DNA segment TCTAAATGTAAAAATAGCTGGAATTTTGTACCTTGATGGAAAAAATATGGCAAAATTACCTGTTTTAGAAACTGAACGCTTGATTTTGCGAGGTTTTGAGCTCTCTGACGCTGCTGCAGTGCGGGAGCTTGTCGATGATATTGAAATCGCGCGAACAACA contains these protein-coding regions:
- a CDS encoding GNAT family N-acetyltransferase, with translation MAKLPVLETERLILRGFELSDAAAVRELVDDIEIARTT